The segment TAGAAATTAACCGTTAATTTATCAATAAAAGAAAATATATAGGACTTACGCAAAATGCACTTTTTAGCAAAAACTTAGCAACTAATGGCTTAAAATCATTATTCAGCACATGGATTTTGCTTAATTTTGCCAAAGTGCGTAAGCCCTATATTGGTTGCGGTGCCATTTTCTTTTTTGAAATATGCTGTATAATTAGGGATTATCTTGAAAGGTCACCAAGATAACAAGAATTAAAGGCTTTAATAAAGTTAGTCTTATAAAACAATAAATAAAATGAAAAACAAAAATTTACTTTATAAATCATTGATTTTCGTTATCGCGTTGATTGTCGCGGCGCCATCTTTTTCTTTGGCAGAAAAAAACGATGGGGCGGATGGCGCGGGCAACGAAAACAAAGAGATTCCAATTGGAACCAGGTACAGAGATGAAGATATTATTAATAAAAAAATAAGATACGATGATGATGGACTTATAGAAAAAAGAGAAGTAAAAAGCAATAACCGAGAAAGGAAGGAAAAATTAAAAATTGAACTTGTTAAAATTAAAAACGAAAACAAACGGCTTGCCGTGGATAAAATAGACGAAAAAATCGCCGAATTGAACGAAAAGACTGTCAAGCGTTTTGACGAAGCCTTGGATAAAATTGAGAGCATCCTTGAAAGAATTCAAGACAGAACCGACAAGGCGGAAAAAAGAGGAATGAACGTGTCCGAAGTCAGAACCGCTATAAACGACGCCCGAACCGCAATCACCTCGGCCAGGCAAGCCGTTGACGCTCAGGAGGATAAAGTTTACAACATCACCGTCAGTTCCGAAAGCCGGCTGAAGGGTAATGTCAGCGCTGTCAGACAAACTCTCCATGACGACTTAATCGGGATAAAAGAGAAAATAAAAGAAGCCAGGGAAGCCACCAGAAAGGCGGCGGTAGCTTTGGCTCGCTTATTCGGAGTTTCTGAGTCTTCGTCTTCGCTGTCTTCGACCTCCTCCGCTTCCGCTTCAGTTTCGTCCGTTGCGTCATCGGTTAGCTTTTCTTCCGTTCCGGCATCATCATCCGCGGCGGCTTCATCAATGACATCATCTGCCGCTTCTTCGTCGAGCGCGACGTCTTCGGATGCTTCCTCCTTAAGTTCATCACTGCCGATCTCATCCAGTTCTATTTCTTCATTAACATCCTCGGTTTCTTCTCAGGCTGAATCATCCTCTGCCTCTTCCTTCTAAGCCGTGGAAAAATTGTTAAACGCGGAAAGATTACAAGTTTAAAATTTAAAAGCAGTTAAAAAAATGAAAAAAATAATTATAATTTTGGTGGCAATCGTGGCGATAGGGGGGATAGTCTGGCTTATAAAAGGAAAAAAAGAAATTGAAAGCCCAGATGTATCCGAAGAAAACACGGCCAGCATTGTTTCTGCCATGAATGAGGAGCTGAATGTTCTTGAAGTGAATAACATCGATGCCGATTTTAAGGAAATAGACAAAGATTTGCAGGGTTTGTAAGGATTTGCGAATTAAAAAACCGACTCCGGCTACAAGGAGTCGGTTTTTTGGTGATTGCATTTTCTGAAAACAATGTTAAAATTTCGCTTATGAATGACGGCGATAAAATCTCAAAAAACGGTGAATTTTCAGACGAGGGAGAAGAAATAACGGTGGAAGAAGAGACAGTGAGTCCGATGGAGGCACTGAAGAAAATCAAGGGAAAATTGATGGCCTGCGAAAAGGATAAAATGGAATATTTGTCCGGCTGGCAGAGAGCGAAAGCGGATATGGTCAACGCCAGGAGGGAGATGGATGACGAGAAAGCGAGGCTGGCGAAATTTTCCGAAAAGTCGCTGGTGGTTGAATTTCTGGAACTGGCCGACAGTTTTGACCGGCTGTTTAAAAACAAAGAAAGCCTGGAAAAGATAGACAAAAACTGGCGGCAGGGAATTGAGAATCTGCGCTCCCAGCTCGTCGGGATATTGAAGACCAGAGGGGTTGAAGGTATAGAATGTTCGGGTAAAAAATTCGACCCGAAGGAACACGAGTCAATCGGCGAGGTTGATGTTGACGAGAAAGAAAAAGATGGTATCGTGATGGAAGAGATGAGAAGCGGGTATAAGATGCATGGAGTAATTATACGGCCAAGTTTAGTAAGAGTGGGGAAATTTAAAGAATAAGCACGAAATTCGAAGCACTAAATCCGAAACAAATCCAAATAACAAAAATTAAAAATTCTAAACTGTTTTGAATTTAAGAAATTAGGATTTAGATATTGTTTCGAGTTTCGATATTAGGATTTCGAATTTAATTTAAACACATGTCTATGTCAAAAATTTTAGGAATAGATTTGGGAACAACCAATTCGGCCATGGCCCTCATAGAAGCCGGGGAGGCCAAAGTGCTGGAAAACGCCGAGGGTGTGAGAACCACGCCGTCGGTGGTGGCCATTTCCAAAGCGGGCGACCGGCTCGTCGGGCTTTTGGCTAAAAGGCAGGCGGTCACCAACCCGGAAAATACCATCTACTCCGTCAAAAGGCTGATAGGCCGGAAATTTGAAGACAAAGAGGTGGAGAAAGACAAAAGTCTTTTACCGTACAAAATAGAACGAGCCGACGACGGGGGAGTAAAAGTCAAAATGA is part of the Candidatus Paceibacter sp. genome and harbors:
- a CDS encoding nucleotide exchange factor GrpE is translated as MNDGDKISKNGEFSDEGEEITVEEETVSPMEALKKIKGKLMACEKDKMEYLSGWQRAKADMVNARREMDDEKARLAKFSEKSLVVEFLELADSFDRLFKNKESLEKIDKNWRQGIENLRSQLVGILKTRGVEGIECSGKKFDPKEHESIGEVDVDEKEKDGIVMEEMRSGYKMHGVIIRPSLVRVGKFKE